A window from Malania oleifera isolate guangnan ecotype guangnan chromosome 7, ASM2987363v1, whole genome shotgun sequence encodes these proteins:
- the LOC131159961 gene encoding receptor-like protein kinase FERONIA has translation MRNDRKCYSLVPFFVFLYSVIAVHVKVILAADYVPTDKIFLNCGAASDDVDADGRQWTSDVGSKFGSATGNSQTSQAATQDPSVSEIPYMTARLSRSKFSYSFPVATGRKFVRLYFYPSSYAGLNASNAIFSVISGQYTLLNNFSAAQTTEALNYAFVVKEYSINVDVETLNLTFTPSSNFSNSYAFVNGIEVVSMPDVYDSADGGDTIVGQGVSIYVDNSTALENIYRLNVGGNDISPANDTGMFRSWYDDSPYLFGAAFGVTTFADQGMKIGYPSGMPTYVAPTDVYATARSMGPDPSINMNYNLTWIFTVDSGFLYLFRLHFCEIDPNITKINQRVFDVFLSNQTAIPGFDVVAYTRHNGVPMYQDYVVIVPEGSPQRDLWLALHPNASTKPNYYDAILNGVEVFKINDTSGNLAGANPIPAPQQEVIDPSRAIPTSSSHGPKKQSAVIAGGVAGGAAVVLLIGFFVFVVSRRRKQGKDSNASDGPSGWLPLSLYGNSHSAGSAKTNTTGSYASSLPSNLCRHFSFAEIKAATKNFDEALLLGVGGFGKVYKGEIDGGATKVAIKRGNPLSEQGVHEFQTEIEMLSKLRHRHLVSLIGYCEENCEMILVYDYMAHGTLREHLYKTQKPPLPWKQRLEICIGAARGLHYLHTGAKHTIIHRDVKTTNILLDEKWVAKVSDFGLSKTGPTLDHTHVSTVVKGSFGYLDPEYFRRQQLTEKSDVYSFGVVLFEILCARPALNPTLPKEQVSLAEWALHCQKKGILDQIIDPYLEGKIAPECFKKFAETAMKCVNDQGIERPAMGDVLWNLEFALQLQESAEESGAIGGMDIEEGASFCGGKKDPNASPGFDGNVTDSRSSGMTMSIGGRSLASEDSDGLTPSAVFSQIMNPKGR, from the coding sequence ATGAGGAACGACCGTAAGTGTTACAGTCTGGTTCCCTTTTTTGTCTTTCTTTACTCGGTCATCGCTGTCCATGTGAAGGTAATCTTGGCTGCAGATTATGTACCAACTGATAAAATCTTCCTGAATTGTGGCGCTGCTTCGGATGATGTTGATGCTGATGGTCGGCAATGGACTTCTGATGTCGGGTCCAAGTTTGGGTCGGCGACTGGGAACTCGCAAACGTCTCAAGCTGCCACCCAAGATCCTTCTGTCTCTGAAATCCCCTACATGACTGCTCGACTTTCCCGCTCCAAGTTCTCCTATAGTTTTCCTGTGGCTACCGGCCGTAAGTTTGTCCGCCTATACTTCTATCCTTCTTCTTATGCGGGGTTAAATGCCTCCAATGCCATCTTTTCTGTGATATCTGGGCAGTATACTCTCCTCAACAACTTTAGTGCTGCCCAAACCACCGAGGCTTTGAACTATGCTTTTGTTGTTAAGGAGTACTCTATCAACGTGGATGTGGAAACATTGAACTTGACTTTCACTCCATCTTCCAATTTTTCCAATTCATATGCCTTTGTGAATGGGATTGAGGTTGTGTCAATGCCAGACGTTTATGATAGTGCTGATGGAGGTGACACGATCGTTGGCCAAGGTGTTTCAATATACGTTGATAATAGTACTGCGCTTGAGAACATTTACCGGCTGAATGTGGGTGGCAATGACATTTCACCAGCCAATGATACTGGAATGTTTAGGTCTTGGTATGATGATTCACCCTATCTCTTTGGTGCAGCATTTGGGGTTACAACATTTGCTGATCAGGGGATGAAAATAGGATATCCTTCAGGCATGCCTACTTATGTTGCCCCAACTGATGTCTATGCCACAGCTAGATCAATGGGTCCGGATCCAAGCATCAACATGAACTATAATCTGACATGGATTTTCACGGTTGATTCTGGATTTTTGTACTTGTTTAGGCTCCATTTCTGTGAGATTGATCCAAATATAACCAAGATTAATCAAAGAGTGTTTGATGTATTCTTGTCTAACCAGACTGCTATTCCTGGGTTTGATGTGGTTGCCTATACACGACACAACGGAGTTCCAATGTACCAGGATTATGTGGTCATTGTTCCAGAAGGAAGCCCACAACGGGATCTGTGGCTTGCCCTTCATCCAAATGCCTCCACAAAGCCAAATTATTATGATGCAATCTTAAATGGAGTAGAGGTATTCAAGATTAACGACACGAGCGGTAATCTTGCAGGGGCAAATCCAATTCCTGCTCCCCAGCAGGAAGTTATTGACCCGAGTCGGGCTATACCAACCTCAAGTTCACATGGTCCAAAAAAACAGAGTGCAGTCATTGCTGGGGGTGTTGCTGGTGGTGCAGCAGTAGTTCTTCTCATTGGTTTCTTTGTCTTTGTTGTGTCTCGCCGTCGTAAGCAAGGGAAGGACTCGAATGCAAGTGATGGGCCGTCTGGATGGCTCCCTCTTTCTCTTTATGGAAATTCACACTCTGCTGGATCTGCAAAGACAAACACTACAGGAAGCTATGCCTCCTCGCTCCCGTCAAACCTTTGCCGCCACTTCTCATTTGCTGAGATTAAAGCAGCCACCAAAAACTTTGATGAGGCTCTGCTCCTTGGAGTGGGGGGATTTGGCAAAGTTTACAAGGGAGAAATTGATGGTGGAGCAACCAAAGTTGCTATCAAGCGCGGGAATCCACTCTCAGAGCAAGGAGTGCATGAGTTCCAAACTGAGATTGAAATGCTTTCAAAACTTCGACATCGCCACCTTGTTTCACTGATAGGGTACTGCGAAGAGAATTGTGAAATGATTCTTGTTTATGATTACATGGCTCATGGAACCCTTCGTGAGCATCTATACAAAACCCAAAAGCCACCTCTGCCATGGAAGCAAAGGCTTGAGATATGCATTGGAGCCGCCCGCGGTCTACACTATCTGCATACTGGTGCCAAACACACTATTATACATCGGGATGTTAAGACAACTAATATCCTGTTGGACGAGAAGTGGGTGGCAAAGGTCTCTGATTTTGGGTTGTCAAAAACAGGTCCTACATTGGATCATACACATGTTAGCACTGTCGTTAAAGGTAGTTTTGGGTATTTGGATCCAGAGTACTTTAGGCGGCAGCAGCTGACGGAGAAATCTGATGTTTATTCATTTGGGGTTGTACTGTTTGAGATCCTATGTGCTCGGCCAGCACTGAACCCGACGCTACCTAAAGAGCAGGTGAGCTTGGCAGAATGGGCTTTACACTGCCAGAAGAAAGGAATTCTTGATCAGATTATTGACCCCTATTTGGAGGGAAAGATAGCACCAGAATGCTTCAAAAAGTTTGCTGAGACAGCGATGAAGTGTGTAAATGATCAGGGAATCGAGAGGCCAGCAATGGGAGATGTACTGTGGAATCTTGAGTTTGCTCTGCAGCTGCAGGAGAGTGCGGAGGAGAGTGGTGCTATTGGCGGAATGGACATTGAAGAGGGCGCGTCCTTCTGTGGTGGTAAGAAGGATCCAAATGCATCCCCAGGATTTGATGGTAATGTGACGGACTCTAGGAGCAGTGGGATGACGATGAGCATCGGTGGCCGAAGCCTGGCAAGTGAAGATTCAGATGGGTTGACCCCAAGTGCAGTATTCTCGCAGATCATGAACCCTAAAGGGCGCTGA